From Acidobacteriota bacterium, a single genomic window includes:
- a CDS encoding NUDIX domain-containing protein, giving the protein MPKISAGLLMFRRRDAPELFLVHPGGPFWAKKDRGAWSIPKGEVAEGEDLLAAARREFEEETSFVPLGPFLPLPPVRQKAGKEVHAWAFEGDHDPARLVSNLSIIHWPPGSGKTMEIPEIDRGGYFSPQEAREKLNPAQAEWVDALIDVLGAC; this is encoded by the coding sequence ATGCCCAAGATCAGTGCCGGCCTGCTGATGTTCCGCCGCCGGGATGCTCCGGAGCTCTTTCTGGTCCATCCCGGCGGACCGTTCTGGGCCAAGAAGGATCGCGGAGCCTGGTCCATCCCCAAGGGCGAGGTGGCGGAGGGGGAGGATTTGCTGGCGGCGGCCCGGCGGGAGTTCGAGGAGGAGACGAGCTTCGTGCCCTTGGGACCCTTCTTGCCTCTCCCGCCGGTACGCCAGAAAGCGGGCAAGGAAGTGCACGCCTGGGCCTTCGAGGGCGATCACGATCCTGCCCGGCTGGTGAGCAACCTCTCGATCATCCACTGGCCGCCGGGTTCTGGGAAGACGATGGAAATCCCGGAGATCGATCGCGGCGGATATTTCTCTCCACAGGAGGCGCGGGAGAAGCTGAATCCGGCGCAAGCGGAGTGGGTGGACGCCCTGATCGATGTCTTAGGAGCTTGCTGA